From the genome of Alphaproteobacteria bacterium, one region includes:
- a CDS encoding outer membrane lipoprotein-sorting protein — protein MGRFTMLVAAAAVAVWVSPAGAQDNLTGRQIMDEVSERHDRPFEFEVQKMTLIDRSGNEEKRDVQRYAREISDDETRYLMAFHAPSGIRGTALLTWQQDNQDDDQWLYLPAQGNRAKRIAEGGRKNYFMGTDYTFEDLISESRDKFSYERLPDETIDGTEYFVVDAFPQDATVKAETGYKSRRFFVLKDIFFIARTDYFDRRGRFIKKQAAEQIEQIDGDMYRARISLMDNEKLKHKTRIEVIERTFEEGDVPEQLFHTRFITSNRHLR, from the coding sequence ATGGGGCGATTCACAATGCTTGTGGCGGCGGCCGCGGTCGCAGTCTGGGTTTCACCGGCGGGCGCGCAAGACAATCTCACGGGCCGGCAGATCATGGATGAGGTCTCGGAGCGCCACGACAGACCCTTTGAATTCGAAGTCCAGAAGATGACGCTCATCGACCGGAGCGGGAATGAAGAAAAGCGCGATGTTCAGCGTTATGCGCGTGAAATTAGCGACGACGAGACGCGCTATCTGATGGCCTTCCACGCACCATCCGGCATTCGCGGTACGGCATTGCTCACATGGCAGCAGGACAACCAGGATGACGACCAGTGGCTCTATTTGCCCGCGCAAGGCAACAGGGCAAAACGCATCGCAGAGGGCGGCCGCAAGAATTACTTCATGGGAACCGACTACACCTTCGAGGACCTCATCTCGGAATCGCGCGACAAGTTCAGCTATGAACGCCTGCCGGACGAGACGATTGACGGCACCGAGTATTTCGTCGTCGATGCCTTCCCGCAGGATGCCACGGTGAAGGCGGAAACCGGCTACAAGTCCCGCCGCTTCTTCGTTCTCAAGGACATCTTTTTTATCGCCCGCACCGATTATTTCGATCGGCGGGGACGCTTTATCAAAAAGCAGGCCGCCGAGCAGATCGAACAGATCGACGGCGATATGTATCGGGCACGCATCTCGCTGATGGACAATGAAAAACTCAAGCACAAGACCCGAATTGAAGTGATCGAGCGCACCTTCGAGGAAGGCGACGTTCCCGAACAGCTGTTCCACACGCGCTTTATCACCTCGAACCGCCACCTGCGCTAG
- a CDS encoding metallophosphoesterase, with translation MKTNVREDKIILMSDVHLGNPFCTTKREIGEFLEWVSTTDYALCINGDWLEIAQTSFTKLAREAPELMSRLSSIFNAGNHLYYVVGNHDIVFEHFIEAWGGFQVVPFLNVRSSDKRIRVEHGHLYDPFFSNHPAAYEFVTHLAGYFLHAWPRLYYQWIRFEKLKSRFRRPEDGEGIEGEDKAFSAAADEILRRGFDVVCFGHTHHAGVVNLGEGRLYVNTGTWLFNPTFVVIENGEVSLQEWRNGEPVSVFGH, from the coding sequence GTGAAGACGAACGTACGCGAGGACAAGATCATCCTGATGTCGGACGTGCATCTCGGCAATCCGTTCTGCACGACCAAGCGCGAAATCGGGGAGTTTCTGGAGTGGGTCTCCACGACCGACTACGCGCTGTGCATCAACGGCGACTGGCTGGAAATCGCGCAGACCTCGTTCACGAAACTGGCGCGCGAGGCACCGGAGCTCATGTCGCGCCTGAGCAGCATATTCAATGCCGGCAACCACCTGTATTACGTGGTTGGAAATCACGACATCGTTTTTGAGCATTTCATCGAGGCATGGGGCGGATTCCAGGTCGTCCCGTTCCTCAATGTGCGCTCAAGCGACAAGCGTATCCGCGTCGAACATGGGCATCTGTACGACCCGTTTTTCTCGAACCACCCGGCGGCCTATGAGTTTGTAACCCATCTGGCCGGTTACTTCCTGCACGCATGGCCGCGCCTCTACTACCAGTGGATTCGTTTCGAGAAGCTGAAGTCGCGCTTTCGCAGGCCCGAGGACGGCGAGGGAATCGAGGGCGAAGACAAGGCCTTCAGCGCTGCTGCGGACGAGATTCTACGGCGCGGTTTCGACGTTGTTTGCTTCGGTCACACCCACCATGCAGGTGTGGTAAACTTGGGCGAAGGGCGTTTATATGTGAATACGGGCACTTGGTTGTTCAACCCGACATTCGTCGTCATCGAGAATGGCGAGGTCAGCCTGCAGGAATGGCGCAACGGCGAGCCGGTGTCGGTCTTTGGACATTGA
- a CDS encoding cyclic nucleotide-binding domain-containing protein has translation MFFKKDQRFEQELEKVFQDGEVIVREGDLTREMYIIQSGQAVATKRAGDHEIILNTMEKGDFFGEMSLLESEPRSATVRAKGEVRVYVIHSGGFLLKIRRDPTFAFEMLQKMSGRIRSLSGRYADEVERQASMGTEQMHKSITGPEYQHQPEDENEPGSGDDAS, from the coding sequence ATGTTTTTCAAGAAAGATCAGCGTTTCGAACAGGAACTTGAAAAGGTCTTTCAGGACGGTGAAGTGATCGTCCGTGAAGGCGACCTGACCCGCGAAATGTACATCATCCAGTCCGGTCAGGCTGTCGCCACGAAGCGCGCCGGCGATCATGAAATCATTCTCAACACGATGGAAAAGGGCGACTTTTTCGGTGAAATGTCGCTGTTGGAATCCGAGCCCCGAAGCGCGACCGTACGTGCGAAGGGCGAAGTCAGGGTGTACGTCATTCATTCGGGCGGGTTTTTGCTCAAGATCCGCCGTGATCCGACCTTCGCGTTCGAGATGCTCCAGAAGATGAGCGGGCGCATCCGCTCGCTCAGCGGTCGCTATGCCGACGAGGTCGAGCGTCAGGCGAGCATGGGCACGGAGCAGATGCACAAATCAATCACCGGACCGGAATACCAGCATCAGCCCGAAGACGAGAACGAACCCGGCAGCGGAGACGACGCGTCGTGA